A window of Photobacterium sp. GJ3 contains these coding sequences:
- a CDS encoding LysR family transcriptional regulator, translating to MKSNYSLDDLRCFCTVARMGSFKAAAEQLGMPLSTLSRRIRQLETDLQLRLLNRDAHRVSLTHTGQQYFERSGALFDELSDIGEDLHRDKHEPQGKIRISAPINAGSQFLRTIFFDFLQQYPDIQLDLQFSNSLIDIEAQAMDVVFRVGSPVVENWIARPLKDIHFIVCGHPDYPVQAITHPEMLSEHPSIVCHPMSIWQLVHPKSGLEYDHQPAKGLRLEVDEIRMLTHAIQSGLGIGYIPDYFAVPMIKQGELSRVLADWQSQPRTLFMLYRDRDHLPMRVRLFVEFVMARFESMT from the coding sequence ATGAAATCTAACTATTCCCTCGACGATCTGCGCTGCTTTTGTACCGTTGCCCGAATGGGCAGCTTTAAAGCCGCGGCAGAACAGTTAGGCATGCCACTGTCCACGCTCAGCCGACGCATCCGCCAGCTGGAAACGGATCTTCAATTGCGGCTACTGAACCGCGACGCCCACCGTGTGTCACTCACCCATACCGGTCAGCAGTATTTTGAGCGCTCCGGAGCGCTGTTTGATGAATTAAGTGACATTGGGGAAGACTTGCACCGGGATAAGCATGAACCCCAAGGGAAAATCCGGATCAGTGCACCAATCAATGCAGGCTCCCAGTTTTTGCGGACCATCTTTTTTGACTTCCTGCAGCAATATCCGGATATCCAGCTCGACCTGCAATTTTCAAATTCACTGATCGATATTGAAGCACAGGCAATGGATGTTGTGTTTCGGGTTGGCAGCCCTGTGGTGGAAAACTGGATTGCACGCCCATTGAAAGACATCCATTTTATTGTCTGCGGACACCCGGATTATCCGGTTCAGGCCATCACGCATCCAGAGATGCTGAGCGAACATCCGTCGATTGTCTGCCACCCGATGTCAATCTGGCAATTGGTCCATCCGAAAAGCGGTCTGGAATATGACCACCAGCCCGCCAAAGGGTTACGGCTGGAAGTCGATGAAATCCGGATGCTGACCCATGCCATTCAGTCAGGCCTGGGGATTGGTTACATCCCGGATTATTTTGCCGTGCCCATGATTAAGCAGGGTGAGCTCAGCCGTGTCCTGGCCGACTGGCAAAGTCAACCCAGAACGCTGTTCATGCTCTATCGCGATCGGGATCATCTGCCGATGCGGGTACGCTTATTTGTTGAGTTCGTGATGGCACGGTTTGAGTCTATGACATAA
- the pip gene encoding prolyl aminopeptidase, translating into MEFLYPAIEPFKSGLLEVDDGIFIYWEASGNPNGIPALYLHGGPGGGIKKGYRRRYNPQKYLIISFEQRGCGRSRPLITDSLDFLHKFVTNEYILDIEKLRVHLNISSWLVSGMSWGTTLALAYAQAYPSRVSGLVLAAINLATPSEVRWITEDIRAIFPEEWKKFNEAVCPKLGQRLIDAYYDSVLSHDVGVRQRAYDAWCQWEIAHVSLDPLSTPNPSFDDDTYRAVFATQVIHFWKHGAFMDNSQLVNNMERLNSIPGVLIHGRLDVSSPIETAWKLNNAWSSATFVIVEDEGHGGPKMIQAFVEATDELLLKCIDCVSR; encoded by the coding sequence ATGGAATTTCTTTATCCAGCGATCGAACCTTTTAAATCAGGTCTTCTTGAAGTTGATGACGGTATTTTTATATATTGGGAAGCTTCAGGGAACCCAAATGGAATACCAGCGCTCTATTTGCACGGAGGTCCTGGAGGTGGCATTAAAAAAGGTTATCGTCGCCGTTACAATCCTCAAAAATATCTGATCATATCTTTTGAACAGCGAGGATGTGGCCGTAGTCGACCGTTGATCACTGACTCCTTGGATTTTCTTCATAAATTTGTTACCAATGAATATATTCTAGACATTGAGAAACTAAGGGTTCACTTGAATATTTCCTCTTGGTTGGTTAGTGGCATGTCTTGGGGAACGACCCTCGCTCTTGCATATGCCCAAGCATATCCATCCCGTGTTAGTGGTCTAGTTTTAGCAGCGATAAATTTGGCAACACCTAGCGAAGTTAGGTGGATTACCGAAGATATCAGAGCTATTTTCCCAGAGGAATGGAAAAAATTTAACGAAGCTGTATGTCCTAAATTAGGACAAAGACTAATTGATGCTTATTATGACAGTGTCTTAAGTCATGATGTTGGTGTTCGTCAACGAGCCTATGATGCTTGGTGCCAATGGGAAATCGCTCATGTATCACTCGACCCGTTGTCTACACCTAACCCGTCATTCGATGATGATACATATCGAGCAGTGTTCGCCACACAAGTGATTCACTTTTGGAAACATGGTGCGTTTATGGATAATTCACAACTTGTCAATAACATGGAGAGGTTAAATTCAATCCCAGGAGTTCTGATCCATGGGAGATTAGATGTTAGCTCCCCTATTGAAACAGCGTGGAAACTCAATAATGCTTGGAGCTCTGCTACTTTTGTAATCGTGGAGGACGAAGGACATGGTGGACCTAAGATGATTCAAGCTTTTGTAGAGGCGACAGACGAGTTGTTGCTTAAGTGTATTGATTGCGTAAGCAGATAA
- a CDS encoding Arm DNA-binding domain-containing protein, producing the protein MQSKTRLTTTFLNNLKPNPRTAKSADYEVNLSAMKDSGLPTGVRCLVGKSGGKRFLLRYTSPVAGKKASIGLGKHPETDLFTLCKTAKEY; encoded by the coding sequence ATGCAAAGTAAAACCCGACTTACCACCACTTTCCTCAACAACCTTAAACCCAACCCTAGAACTGCAAAATCCGCTGATTACGAAGTCAATTTATCCGCTATGAAAGACTCTGGTTTACCTACAGGCGTTCGCTGTTTAGTTGGTAAGTCTGGCGGGAAGCGCTTCCTGCTGCGTTATACCAGTCCGGTAGCAGGTAAAAAGGCATCTATTGGTCTTGGTAAGCACCCTGAAACCGACCTATTCACATTGTGCAAAACAGCCAAAGAGTATTGA
- a CDS encoding PD-(D/E)XK nuclease family protein has translation MNKPNLFRYATSELSQDAFLCWFLSWADPQYCQVDEALHQCALSFLKSLFSKHGKSLPTVNKVEITKQDSHIDVLCIVNDEFVVLIEDKTKTREHSDQLSRYFNAIKGRTYEVDNILPIYFKTFDQSCYRSIESNGYKVFSRKDFLDVLNKGDKINDSIFLDFRRHLQEIEKKVNSYLTTPPETWSGQAWAGFYMHLQKELGQGESTYAQFLSKPWIPANITCSK, from the coding sequence ATGAATAAACCTAATCTATTTCGATATGCTACCAGTGAGCTGTCTCAAGATGCATTTTTATGCTGGTTCCTATCTTGGGCAGATCCTCAGTACTGCCAGGTCGATGAGGCACTTCATCAATGTGCTTTAAGTTTTTTGAAATCATTGTTTAGTAAGCATGGTAAATCCTTGCCAACTGTTAACAAAGTCGAAATTACAAAACAAGATTCACATATAGATGTGCTGTGCATTGTTAACGATGAATTTGTAGTTCTCATCGAGGATAAGACCAAAACACGTGAACATTCTGATCAACTTTCTCGCTATTTCAATGCAATTAAGGGAAGGACTTACGAAGTAGATAACATCCTCCCGATATACTTTAAAACCTTTGATCAGTCTTGTTATCGCTCGATCGAATCAAATGGTTACAAGGTATTTTCTAGAAAGGACTTTTTAGATGTATTGAATAAGGGTGACAAAATTAATGACTCAATTTTTCTCGATTTTAGAAGACATCTACAGGAAATAGAAAAAAAGGTTAATAGTTATCTGACTACGCCTCCCGAAACTTGGTCAGGACAAGCATGGGCTGGTTTTTATATGCACTTGCAGAAGGAATTGGGGCAGGGCGAGAGCACGTATGCTCAGTTTTTATCCAAACCTTGGATTCCCGCCAATATTACTTGCTCCAAATAG
- a CDS encoding efflux RND transporter permease subunit — protein sequence MFSQYFIRRPVFASVLSLLFVIVGSIAVWQLPITEYPEVVPPTVVVTAKYPGANPDVIAQTVASPLEQEINGVENMLYMSSQSTADGMMTLTITFAIGTDVDLAVSQVQSRVDRALPRLPQQVQRLGVVTEKSSPNLTMVVHLFSPDDRYDMLYLSNFANLKVKDELAKVSGVGSVRSFGAGNFSMRVWLDPGQVAALQLTPADIAEAIRQQNQQAVAGSLGTQPATHSDYQLLINVKGRLSTVEEFENIIIRVGEQGEISRLKDVARIELGADSYALRSTLDNQDAAAIGIFQAAGSNAIQISNDVRETMARLAEDFPEGVSYEIAYDPTVFVRGSIEAVIQTLLEAVLLVVAVVVLFLQTWRASIIPLVAVPVSLIGTFAFMLLMGFSLNALSLFGLVLAIGIVVDDAIVVVENVERNISEGLSPVDATVKAMREVTGPIVATTLVLAAVFIPTAFMTGLTGQFYKQFALTITISTFISAINSLTLSPALSALLLKGHDAPKDWLTRGMDRLFGRWLFNPFNRVFGALSNGYGVVVRKVIRAGAIAAVAYVALLGLTGYQFATTPTGYIPAQDKQYLIAFAQLPNAASLDRTDAVLEKMSALALAQDGVTNTLGFPGLSINGFTNASNSGIVFVMLDDFDQRQDPADSAYAIAARLNQQYAGIEEAFVAVFPPPPVMGLGTIGGFRLQIEDRNGLGFEALHQATMTVMQKAAATPELAGVFSGYQVNVPQLDIEVDRTKAMQQGVNLDMLFQTLQGYLSSTYVNDLNLFGRTYQVNMQADQAYRQDAAQVGQIKVRNDQGDMVPIDSFIHVKDTAGPDRVMHYNGFMTAEINGGPAPGYSSGEAQAAIEKILADTLPRGMDYEWTELTYQQMITGDSNLYVYPLVILLVFMVLAAQYESVRLPMAIILIIPLTLLSALSGVVLYGGDNNILTQIGFIVLVGLATKNAILIVEFAKELQDQGYSVKDAILEASRLRLRPILMTSIAFIMGVAPLVYSTGAGAEMRQAMGVAVFSGMIGVTVFGLLLTPLFYYLLAKRGQQKAPAATEPPALENVQEAS from the coding sequence CCCAGACGTGATTGCTCAGACCGTGGCTTCGCCGCTGGAGCAGGAAATCAATGGCGTGGAGAACATGCTGTATATGTCGTCGCAGTCCACTGCCGACGGCATGATGACGCTGACCATTACTTTTGCCATCGGTACGGATGTGGATCTGGCGGTGTCTCAGGTGCAAAGCCGGGTTGACCGGGCACTGCCGCGCTTGCCGCAGCAGGTACAGCGGCTGGGCGTGGTGACGGAAAAGTCATCCCCCAATCTGACCATGGTGGTGCATCTGTTCTCGCCGGATGATCGCTACGACATGCTGTATTTATCCAATTTTGCCAACCTCAAAGTGAAGGATGAACTGGCGAAAGTCAGTGGTGTCGGCTCTGTCCGGTCCTTTGGTGCGGGCAACTTCAGTATGCGGGTCTGGTTGGATCCGGGTCAGGTCGCAGCGTTGCAACTGACCCCGGCGGATATTGCCGAAGCGATTCGTCAGCAGAACCAGCAGGCCGTTGCGGGTAGTCTGGGCACCCAACCGGCTACCCACTCGGATTATCAGTTACTGATCAATGTGAAAGGGCGGCTCTCGACTGTTGAGGAGTTTGAAAACATCATCATCCGAGTGGGTGAGCAGGGTGAAATCAGCCGCCTGAAAGATGTCGCCCGGATTGAGCTGGGCGCGGATTCCTACGCGCTGCGTTCGACGCTGGATAATCAGGATGCCGCAGCCATTGGTATTTTCCAGGCCGCGGGCTCGAATGCGATTCAGATCTCCAATGATGTTCGCGAGACCATGGCGCGTCTGGCGGAAGACTTCCCGGAAGGTGTGTCTTATGAAATCGCCTACGACCCGACTGTCTTTGTGCGGGGCTCGATTGAAGCCGTGATTCAAACCCTGCTGGAAGCCGTGCTGCTGGTGGTTGCCGTGGTGGTGCTGTTCCTGCAAACCTGGCGGGCATCGATTATTCCGCTGGTGGCGGTGCCTGTCTCACTGATTGGTACCTTCGCCTTTATGCTGCTGATGGGATTCTCCCTCAATGCCCTGTCACTTTTCGGGCTGGTGCTGGCAATCGGCATCGTGGTGGATGATGCCATCGTGGTGGTGGAAAACGTCGAGCGGAATATCAGTGAAGGATTGTCCCCGGTTGATGCGACGGTGAAAGCCATGCGCGAAGTGACCGGGCCGATTGTCGCGACCACGCTGGTACTGGCTGCGGTATTTATTCCGACGGCATTCATGACGGGACTGACCGGTCAGTTTTACAAGCAGTTTGCGTTGACGATTACGATTTCAACGTTTATTTCCGCGATTAACTCACTGACGCTGAGTCCGGCATTATCCGCGCTATTGCTCAAAGGACATGATGCGCCGAAAGACTGGCTGACCCGTGGCATGGACCGTCTGTTTGGCCGCTGGCTGTTTAACCCGTTTAACCGCGTCTTCGGTGCCTTGTCGAATGGCTATGGTGTGGTGGTGCGTAAAGTCATTCGTGCCGGTGCGATCGCTGCTGTGGCTTATGTTGCCTTACTGGGGTTGACGGGCTATCAGTTTGCCACCACACCGACGGGCTATATTCCGGCGCAGGACAAGCAATACCTGATTGCTTTTGCCCAATTGCCGAATGCGGCTTCGCTGGATCGTACCGATGCCGTGCTAGAAAAAATGTCGGCGCTGGCACTGGCGCAGGATGGCGTCACCAATACACTGGGCTTCCCCGGACTGAGTATTAACGGATTCACCAATGCCTCCAACAGCGGCATTGTGTTTGTGATGCTGGATGATTTCGATCAGCGTCAGGATCCGGCAGACAGTGCCTATGCGATCGCTGCCCGGCTCAATCAGCAATATGCCGGAATTGAAGAAGCCTTTGTCGCGGTCTTCCCGCCACCACCTGTGATGGGCTTGGGCACGATTGGCGGCTTCCGGTTGCAGATTGAAGACCGGAACGGACTGGGTTTTGAGGCCTTACATCAGGCGACGATGACGGTGATGCAAAAGGCAGCGGCGACGCCGGAGCTGGCCGGGGTGTTTTCCGGGTATCAGGTCAACGTGCCGCAACTGGATATTGAAGTTGACAGAACCAAAGCCATGCAACAGGGCGTGAATCTGGATATGCTTTTCCAGACGCTGCAGGGCTATCTGAGTTCAACCTATGTCAATGATTTGAATCTGTTTGGCCGGACCTATCAGGTCAATATGCAGGCCGATCAGGCGTATCGTCAGGATGCAGCGCAGGTCGGGCAAATCAAAGTCCGGAATGATCAGGGAGATATGGTGCCGATTGATTCTTTCATCCATGTGAAAGATACCGCCGGGCCAGATCGCGTGATGCATTACAACGGCTTTATGACCGCGGAAATCAATGGTGGTCCGGCACCGGGTTACAGCTCGGGTGAGGCCCAGGCCGCCATCGAGAAAATTCTGGCGGACACCCTGCCGCGGGGAATGGATTACGAGTGGACCGAACTGACCTATCAGCAGATGATCACCGGAGACAGCAACCTCTATGTGTATCCGCTGGTGATCCTGCTGGTGTTCATGGTCCTGGCCGCTCAGTATGAAAGTGTCCGCTTGCCGATGGCGATCATTCTGATTATTCCGCTGACGCTGCTTTCCGCACTCAGTGGGGTGGTGCTCTACGGCGGCGACAACAATATCCTGACCCAGATTGGCTTTATCGTGCTGGTTGGGCTGGCGACCAAGAATGCCATCCTGATCGTCGAGTTTGCCAAAGAGTTGCAGGATCAGGGGTACTCGGTGAAAGACGCGATTCTGGAAGCCAGCCGGTTGCGGTTACGACCGATTCTGATGACCTCGATTGCCTTCATCATGGGTGTCGCACCCTTGGTGTATTCGACCGGCGCGGGTGCCGAAATGCGCCAGGCAATGGGGGTTGCCGTGTTCTCCGGCATGATTGGTGTCACCGTATTCGGACTTTTGCTGACCCCGCTGTTTTACTACCTGTTGGCGAAGCGGGGGCAGCAGAAAGCACCGGCGGCGACAGAGCCACCCGCACTGGAAAACGTTCAAGAGGCATCATGA